In the Sarcophilus harrisii chromosome 3, mSarHar1.11, whole genome shotgun sequence genome, one interval contains:
- the LOC100933401 gene encoding N-acetyltransferase 8-like, with amino-acid sequence MAWEVGEAGGFLLREFQPGDADAVRELFAAGMGEYGPALCAHVFQQPWVMLTLTGAFLLLVASAHSLLLPVLVLALLLAAGHLVLGQIWAQYIRRCLSQDLKDIGDAYAPQCGARFWVAEAGGQVVGMVGARPEEGHGPSGVLELKRMVVRRDHRGRGVGKALGRAVLAFACEQGCRAVVLVTHRLQREARSLYLSLGFRPETPQPFPSFYGRLVDFTLTRYRYDLAPGE; translated from the coding sequence ATGGCCTGGGAAGTGGGTGAAGCCGGGGGTTTCTTACTCCGGGAATTCCAGCCCGGGGATGCGGACGCGGTGCGGGAGCTATTCGCCGCAGGGATGGGCGAGTACGGGCCGGCCCTGTGCGCCCATGTGTTTCAGCAGCCATGGGTGATGCTTACCCTGACCGGCGCCTTCCTGCTCTTGGTGGCCAGCGCACACTCCCTGCTGCTGCCCGTGCTGGTCCTGGCGCTGCTGCTGGCAGCCGGCCACCTGGTGCTCGGCCAGATCTGGGCCCAGTACATCCGGCGCTGCCTCTCTCAGGACCTGAAGGATATTGGAGACGCGTACGCGCCACAGTGCGGGGCTCGGTTCTGGGTGGCTGAGGCCGGAGGCCAAGTCGTGGGTATGGTGGGCGCACGGCCCGAGGAGGGCCACGGCCCCTCCGGTGTGCTGGAGCTAAAACGCATGGTGGTGCGCCGAGACCACCGGGGCCGGGGCGTGGGCAAAGCGCTGGGACGAGCTGTGCTGGCCTTCGCCTGCGAGCAGGGATGCCGCGCCGTGGTGCTCGTCACTCACCGTTTGCAGCGGGAAGCCCGGAGCCTTTATCTCAGCCTGGGCTTCCGGCCCGAGACACCGCAGCCGTTTCCCAGCTTCTACGGACGCCTGGTGGACTTCACACTCACCCGCTACCGTTATGACCTTGCCCCTGGGGAGTAA